A stretch of DNA from Aerosakkonema funiforme FACHB-1375:
GGAAGCGATCGGCATCATACGCTAACAGAACAGGCGTAACTTTCCGTTCCGGAATATGGAAAAAACTGATCGCATCCTTCGCAGTTGATTCCGAGTCGCAGATAATATGCTGCGCTTCTGACAACACCAGAGGAAGCAAATACCGACTGTAGTTAGTTAAAGGTGAAAATCGCCTTGGAAAACGCAGGGGAATCAAGTCATGAACCGTTACAACATATCGACAACCCGAAAATACTGGCGCTTCCGGAAGCGGGGAAAATAACAGATTTGCCTTCAGGTTTTGGTAAATTTTTGGCAATTGTAACTGCGTCCACAGAATGCGCGACAAGTTACCTTTTGTACCTTGTTCCGGTGTTAAGTTTGGCGGGACTGGGTAGCAGTCAAAATTGTCTATATTCCGAGATACTAATAAAGTTGGGTTTAGTAATTTTAGATGAGGAAATAGATTAAAAGCATAAGTACTAATCCCCGTTGGTTTAGTCATTAAAAAGGACAAGTTTAACAACAATCGATTCAAGTAAACACTCTCCTCAAATAAAGCCATACCCCGTGAAGCTTACCAAAACCAATTTGCGGTTTGACTGGCATTAAGATGATGGCATGGAAAACAAGCCGAGTCAATCTCAGGATTAAAATTGTTTTTTTGCTATAACGTCCGACAGTTAATAAATAGCTGTAGGTACTGTGCTTAAATTTGGTTAAAATATTTTTGCCAGTAATTGACGAAGGTTGGTGAACTACGGCAATTTGAGGTGCGATCGCAATTAAATGTCCCTCTTTGGCGTAGCGTCTGCAAAAATCAAAATCTTCATAATAAAGGAAGTAATCTGGATCGAATTGAGGACAAGTCTGAAAATGTTGTAAATTTAGTAATAAACTGCAACCGCTAACCCAATCAGTTTCTAAATATGCCAAAGTTGTGCGATCGTTTAAAGTTGTTTTGCAGATAATTGCCCCATTTTTTTCAATAAATTCGCCGCCAGCAAACCAAACTTCACCAGTTGGCGTGTAGACGATCGTACCGACAATTGAAAGCTGCGGATTTGCCGTAAAAAAAGCTGGCACTTTCTCTAAAGCGCCCGGAAGTAGCTGTGTATCGGGATTTATAATCCAAACAATCGCCTGGGAGTCTTGAGTATAAATCCAGTTTAATCCTAAATTGCAGGCTTTCCCAAAACCGAGATTAGTTCCAGCTTCAAGAATCAGGATATTATCATCTATCAAATCATACAATGATTCATCATCAGGCGAATTATTGATGACAATAATTTTAAGGGCGGGTGTATCTGCATTGTCTGTCTGTCCGCCAGATTGTTTGTCAAAATCACCCCTACGAATTGAACTGATTAAATCAGCGATAAAACCGCTGGAATAATAGTTAACCGTTACGAAGTAAATCACGTTAGTTCAATTTGACTGTCATCGCCAATCATAAAGCGCAAAGCTTTTGGGCGTTGGGGAGTTACTGTTAACTGGGCGCGTTGTCCGATCACGCTATCAACAATGCGTTGATGAATTCCTACCACTTTAGCACTTTGTAAAATGACACTGTGATCGACTTCAACATCAATCAAAGTGACATTATTGCCAATACTACTGTAAGGGCCAATAAAACAATCTTCTAAATAGCAATCCCTACCGATAATAGCTGGGCCGCGAACAGTACAATTAACAAGTTTAGTTCCTTGCCCAATTTGCACCCGCCCAATTACCTGACTTTGGGTATCTACTTCACCTTCAATAGATTTTGTGAGACAAGTAGTATCGAGAATAATCCGGTTTGCTTCTAACAAATCGTCTTTTTTCCCGGTATCTAACCACCAACCTTCTAACTGACAAGCTTCTACTTTTTTCTGTCGATCGATCAAACATTGAATGGCGTCAGTGATTTCCAATTCGCCACGGGCAGAGGGCTGAATAGAGGCGATCGCATCGTGAATCGTCTTAGCAAAAAAGTAAATTCCCACCAGCGCCAAATTAGAAGGCGGAACTTTCGGTTTTTCCACCAAATGCAAAACTCGTCCATTCCCATCAACTTCTGCCACACCAAAAGCCGATGGATTAGAAACTTGTCGCAGCAGAATTAAAGCATCTGTCTGCTGCGATTTAAACCTTTCCAAAAATAGATTTAAATCGCTTTGAATCAAATTATCGCCCAAATACATAATGAAGGGCGAGTCACCTAAAAATGGTTGGGCGACTTTAACTGCGTGGGCTAAACCTGCTGGTTGTTCCTGAAGGATGTACGTAATTTTTGCGCCGAAAAGTTCCCCATTTCCAGTTTTAGTTTTCACTTCCTCGCCAGTTTCCGGACTGATAATAATACCGATATCGGTAACGCCAGCTGCGACAATACCTTCAATTCCGTACCAAAGGATTGGTTTATTGGCGACGGGAACGAGTTGTTTCGCACCCGTGTAAGTGAGAGGTCGCAGACGAGTTCCTTTACCGCCGGATAGAATTAGTGCTTTCATAAGTTTGGGT
This window harbors:
- a CDS encoding glycosyltransferase, which gives rise to MIYFVTVNYYSSGFIADLISSIRRGDFDKQSGGQTDNADTPALKIIVINNSPDDESLYDLIDDNILILEAGTNLGFGKACNLGLNWIYTQDSQAIVWIINPDTQLLPGALEKVPAFFTANPQLSIVGTIVYTPTGEVWFAGGEFIEKNGAIICKTTLNDRTTLAYLETDWVSGCSLLLNLQHFQTCPQFDPDYFLYYEDFDFCRRYAKEGHLIAIAPQIAVVHQPSSITGKNILTKFKHSTYSYLLTVGRYSKKTILILRLTRLVFHAIILMPVKPQIGFGKLHGVWLYLRRVFT
- a CDS encoding glucose-1-phosphate thymidylyltransferase encodes the protein MKALILSGGKGTRLRPLTYTGAKQLVPVANKPILWYGIEGIVAAGVTDIGIIISPETGEEVKTKTGNGELFGAKITYILQEQPAGLAHAVKVAQPFLGDSPFIMYLGDNLIQSDLNLFLERFKSQQTDALILLRQVSNPSAFGVAEVDGNGRVLHLVEKPKVPPSNLALVGIYFFAKTIHDAIASIQPSARGELEITDAIQCLIDRQKKVEACQLEGWWLDTGKKDDLLEANRIILDTTCLTKSIEGEVDTQSQVIGRVQIGQGTKLVNCTVRGPAIIGRDCYLEDCFIGPYSSIGNNVTLIDVEVDHSVILQSAKVVGIHQRIVDSVIGQRAQLTVTPQRPKALRFMIGDDSQIELT